One stretch of Periplaneta americana isolate PAMFEO1 chromosome 1, P.americana_PAMFEO1_priV1, whole genome shotgun sequence DNA includes these proteins:
- the LOC138704574 gene encoding uncharacterized protein, whose product MEEEVERIVINIGIVNSDEECDEDEMDYDGPGRRQIQQTKAVQLAYSYFWNKMTTRQARKAKGVYGKWKEENLQLALVAISEGVGVNEAARRYNIPSATLKTYNKRKDAKIRQPGHPLDLPQEVENDLVTHLLQLEKMFYGLTRRSVMKLAYEIAEKNKLATWFNRETKSAGKEWFSGFMKRHPELSLRQPEATSLARASGFNRVVVGKFFDTLEHLVDQHKLTAARIFNMDETSHNVVQRQEKILAQRGKPQVGAISSCERGQNVTGVYAMSASGFFVPPMLIYAKKKMESLTFGAPPNTIFRCQDKGWMDSDTFCEWIRHFIRTVKPSPQEKVLLILDGHSSHTQSLKAIEICRQYGVIMLSLPSHCTHHLQPLDVSFFKPLNTFMSAAISTKMRELPGQRLNIQHIASLVGVTFPRAANMQIAMNGFRHTGLWPVDRNVFSEADFAPFW is encoded by the exons atggaagaggaagttgaGAGGATAGTAATAAACATAGGCATTGTGAATAGTGATGAAGAGTGTGATGAAGATGAGATGGATTATGATGGGCCAGGTAGAAGACAGATACAGCAGACGAAGGCAGTTCAACTGGCATACAGCTACTTCTGGAATAAG atgactacaagacaggcaagaaaagcgaagggagtgtatgggaagtggaaagaagaaaatctgcAACTCGCTTTAGTTGCAATATCGGAAGGGGTTGGCGTCAATGAGGCTGCACGAAGATATAATATACCTAGTGCCACACTTAAAACATACAACAAAAGGAAGGACGCTAAAATTAGACAGCCCGGTCACCCACTTGACTTGCCACAAGAGGTGGAAAATGATCTTGTGACACATCTTCTGCAGCTAGAAAAAATGTTCTATGG aTTGACACGAAGAAGTGTTATGAAATTAGCATACGAGATTGCAGAGAAGAATAAACTGGCCACTTGGTTCAACAGGGAAACGAAGTCTGCCGGCAAAGAATGGTTTTCCGGCTTTATGAAGCGCCATCCCGAACTTAGCCTTAGGCAGCCAGAAGCCACATCACTTGCCAGGGCTTCAGGATTCAACAGGGTTGTCGTCGGCAAGTTCTTTGACACATTGGAACACCTTGTCGACCAACACAAATTAACTGCTGCCAGAATATTCAACATGGACGAGACATCCCACAATGTCGTTCAACGCCAAGAGAAGATTTTGGCACAGAGGGGAAAACCTCAGGTTGGAGCCATTTCTTCTTGTGAGCGAGGTCAGAATGTGACAGGAGTGTATGCCATGAGTGCGAGTGGCTTCTTTGTACCTCCTATGCTGATTTACGCTAAGAAAAAAATGGAGTCTCTCACATTTGGAGCGCCTCCTAACACCATCTTCCGCTGTCAGGATAAGGGATGGATGGATTCTGACACATTCTGTGAATGGATTAGACACTTCATTAGAACTGTCAaacccagccctcaggagaaagtaCTGTTGATTTTAGATGGTCACAGTAGCCATACGCAATCGCTGAAAGCGATTGAGATCTGCCGTCAGTACGGTGTGATAATGTTATCTCTACCGTCACACTGCACGCACCATCTCCAACCACTGGATGTGTCGTTCTTCAAACCTCTGAACACATTCATGTCAGCTGCCATATCAACGAAGATGAGGGAACTTCCAGGACAGCGGCTGAATATCCAGCACATTGCTTCACTGGTAGGAGTGACATTCCCCAGAGCAGCAAATATGCAGATTGCAATGAATGGCTTTAGGCACACTGGTCTTTGGCCTGTCGACCGAAATGTGTTTTCAGAGGCTGATTTCGCGCCTTTTTGGTGA